Genomic DNA from Candidatus Zixiibacteriota bacterium:
ACAGATTTGGTGAGTCCGATCAGGCCGGCTTTGGAGGCCGAGTAATTGGCCTGGCCGAAATTGCCCATCAGACCGACCACCGATGAAATATTAATGATTCGGCCGGTGCGCGCTTTCATCATGACCTTGGCCGCCGCCTGCGACATCAGGAAGGCGCCTTTCAGGTTGATGTTCAACACGCGATCCCAGGCCGCTTCGTCCATCTTGATGACCAAGGTGTCTTTGGTGATGCCGGCGTTGTTGACCAGAATATCGAGCTGACCAAAGCGCTGGAGCGCATGGTCGATCGCGGCCTGACAATCGGCGCCGGCAGTGACGTCACAATGGACATAGCTGATTTCGCCGCGGGCGGACAGCTCCGCGACGGTAGCCTGCCCGGCCTCATCAAGCACATCGGCGACAACGGCTTTGCAGCCGAGCGTCATCAGTTTCTCGACGATCGCGCGCCCGATACCGCGGGCGCTGCCTGTGACCAGGGCGACTTTGCCATTCAGAGTCAAACGACCTCCAACAATTTCTCGGCAACCAAATCAAAGTCGGAAATTTTGTCAAGGTTGATGATTTCCACCTCGCCCAGTGTCCGTTTCACGAGTCCGGAAAGCACCTTGCCCGGTCCGATTTCGACGAAGCGGGTGACGCCGAGGCGGCGCAGCTCTTCCAGAGTGTCGACCCAAAGAACGGGCGCGGTAATCTGGTTTACGAGTAATTGTTTTATCCGCTGCGGCTCGGTCTCCGGCTTGGCAGTGACATTGGCGATAACCGGAAACGCCGCGGGTTGAAACGGAAGTTGACTCAGGGTTGCATCCAGTTTGACCGCTGCACTTGCCATGAGGGGCGAGTGGAACGCGCCACCGACCGGCAACAGGAGCGCGCGCTTGGCGCCGAATTCTTTGGCGATCGGCACGGCCTTCTCGACGGCCGCGAAGTCGCCGGAGATGGCGATTTGATCGGGCGCGTTGAAATTGGCCGGTACGACCGTGCCCTCAGACTGGAGTCGCTCTACCAGCTGCAGCACCTGTTCCCGCGAGGCGCCCATGACGGCGGCCATGGTGCCGCGATTTTGCTCGCAGGCCTCCTGCATTGCCTTGCAGCGTGTGTTGACGGCAATGATCGCATCTTTGCGACTGAGCACGCCGGCGCAGGCGAGCGCCGAATACTCGCCGAGCGAGTGACCGGCCGCGTAGTCGGGCCGGATTCCCTGCCGTTCCAGGATGATCTGCCACGCCAGCGAGTGGGTGAGAATTGCCGGCTGGGTAACGACGGTTTGCTTAAGGCGTTCTTCGGGACCATTAAAGCTGACCTCAGCGAGGTCATAGCCCAGCAGGAGCGAGGCTTCGGCATAGAGGGCGCGCACGGCTTCGTGCTGATCATAGAGATCGCGCGCCATTCCGACATACTGCGAGCCCTGCCCTGGGAACAAGAATGCGGTTTTGTTCAAAGCTATATCCTCACCAGCACAGCGCCCCAGACCAAGCCACCGCCGAAGGAGACGAGGAGCACGAGGTCGCCGGATTTCATGCGGCCCTGCTGCTTGGCTTCGGTCATGGCGATGGGGATTGACGCCGAGGATGTGTTGCCATACTCGGCGATATTGACGAAGATTTTCTCATCCGGCACGTTGAGACGCCTTTGCAGCGAGTCGATGATCCGGATGTTGGCCTGATGCGGGATGACCAGATCGATCTCTTCCGGTTTGATCCCAGCTTCGGCAATCACTTTTTCCGCGGAGTCCTGCATATTGCGAACCGCGAATTTGTAGATTTCCGAGCCGTTCATATTGATGTAGAGCGCGCCGTTGTGCATGTTTTCGGTGGTGACTTTCTCGCGCGAGCCGCCGGCGCGGACGAAGAGCAGTCCTTCATGGTTGCCATCGGCGGCGATATGCGAAGCCAGAATGCCCCGACCCGTGTTCTCCGCGCGGGTCAGCACCGTGGCCCCGGCGCCGTCGCCGAACAGGACGCAGGTGCCGCGATCCTGATAGTTGGTGATGCTGGTGAGAGTCTCCGCTCCGACTACCAGCACGTTTTCGTACATGCCGGATTCGATAAAAGCGCGGCCGGTGGTCAGCCCATAGAGGTAGCCGACACAGGCAGCATTGAGGTCCATGGCGGCAGCCCGTTTGGCTCCGAGGCGTCGCTGGACGATCACCGCACTGGAGGGGGTTTTCATATCGGGTGTGACGGTGCCGACGAGGATCAGGTCGAGGTCGGCCGCACTCATGCCGGCATCCGCCAGCGCCATCTCGGCCGCTTTCGTGCTCAAGTCGGAGGTCGCTTCACCGGAGTCGCCGACCACGTGGCGGCGCTTGATGCCGGTGCGTGAAGTAATCCACTCGTCGCTGGTGTCCACCATTTTCTCAAAATCGGCGTTCGTTAGTACCGTGGCCGGAGTGTAGGCACCAAGCCCAGCGACCTGGGCCGAGAATTTTGACTTCATCATTGTTCAACCGCCTTCGCGGAACTTTTCTCGATTCGTTTTTGGATGTGACCAGTAACATTGGTTGAGATCATTTCGGCAGCACCGCGGATGGCATTGCGGATCGCCTTCTCCGAGGATTTGCCGTGACCGATGACGCAATTGCCGTTGATCCCCAGCAACGGTGCGCCGCCGTATTCGGCATAGTCGAGCGAGCGGCGCATGCGCCGCAGGAACGGCCCCATCAAGATAGCGCCAGTTTTGGAGAAGAGATTGGAACTGATCTGGCGGCGGATCTTGGTTTCCAGCAGGACCTTCACCGATTCGGCAAACTTGAGAATGATATTGCCGATAAAGCCGTCGCAGACGACGACGTCGCACTTGCCTTCGAGTACGTCGCGGCCTTCGACATTGCCGACGAAGTTGAACGGACCCGACTTAAGCAGATCGTGGCTGGCGAGCACCAGTTCGTTGCCTTTGCTGCGTTCCTCGCCGATCGACAACAAGCCGACCTTGGGTGAACGGACTTTGAGAATGTCCTCCGAGTACGAAGCGCCCATCATGGCGAACTGCAGCAGATTTTCCGGTTTGACGTCGACATTGGCACCGACGTCGATCACCAAGGTACCGCTGTCATGGGTGTTGGGAAAGGTGGCAGCGATGGCCGGGCGGCTGACGCCGGGAATGCGACCGAGCGTCAAGACGGCGGTGGCCATGACGGCGCCGGTGTGGCCGGCCGAGACCACGGCGCTGACGAGTCCTTCTTTCTGCATGCGCATCGCTACGGCAATCGAGGAATTTTTCTTGCGCAGGGCTTCCGTCGCATTCATGCCCATGCCGACGGTCTCATCGGCGTGGGCGATCGAGATCGGGAGCGCAGCGTCGACGCCGATCTGCGCCAGGTGCTCTTTCAGCACCGGTTCGTCGCCGACGAGGACGATCGCATCGTTTTCATTCCCCGGCGTTTGCAGGTAGCTGACGGCGCCGGCTACCGCGGGCAGCGGGCCGAGGTCGGCGCCCATGCAGTCAACGGCAATGCGTCGCGTCAAAACTGAATCAGGCTTCCTTTCCTTCCAGGATCTGCTCGCCGCGGTAGAAGCCGCAGGCGGGGCAGATGTGATGCAGCATCTTGATTTCGCCGCAATTGCTGCACTCCGACATAGTCGGCAGCGTCGCTTTGTAGTGGGTGCGGCGCTTGCGGCCGCGTTGTTTCGAGTGTCTGCGTTTTGGAAGTGGCATGGTTCTCTCTTACGGTTAAGCGTTCAACTAATTCTCTTTCAACTTGCGCAAGGCGTCCCAGCGGGGGTCTTCCCGCTCGCTGCGGCAGTCGCACTGCCCGTCGTTCAAATTTGTCCCGCAGCGCGGGCACAGGCCGCGGCAGTCCGCCCGGCACATCGGTTTCATCGGCACCTCCAGCGCGATCAGGTCGCGGAGATGTTGATCGAGCACGTAGACGGTTCGGGAGGCGGCAATGGGAACGAAGACGTCATCCTCAGCCTCCCCGGCCACTGATTGCTCGTCCGCGACCAGTTGCAGTACGAGATTCAGCGGCAACGCGCAGTCCTGCTCGAACTCGCGGAGACAGCGGGCACAGGTATACTGGATTGTATAAGCCACTGTGCCGTTGAGGAATATCTCGTCCTCGATGCGCCAGGCCGACAGCCGATAGTTCACGGCGGACAAGACTTGGGCCAGTTCCAGCCGGAGATCCAAGTCTCCGGGAACTGCTGTCAATTCCAATTCACTGGGATCAGCCGTGATCGTATCCAGCTGTATCTCCATAGCCCGATAACCTATCTTTCCCAAGGGTTAATGTCAAGCATAAACGCCCGCGACACAATGCCCGACAGTGTCGGTCGCGATGATCTTCCGCTGAAGTAAAACGATGACGCGACACCGATGTTCGGCGCATTCTTGAGAGCCACGCGAGACGGAGCATGTGCCGGATCAGGGGATGCCGTCGAAGAGGTCGTGCTCGACGCGGCGACTGCCATTGACGAGGCTGAAGGCGCGATAGTATTCCTGCCGACCCCAGAGCACGAGATGAGCTGCCTCCGGAAGATCGCGCAATTTGTCGTAAATGGTCAGTTGCGTCTTGTGACAAAGGATGGCATTCCAGACTGTCTGCCAATGTGCAGACGTATCGATGCGAGTGGTGATCGACCAGTCGGGCCACGCGGACGCCTGGCGAACGACGTCATCGACTTTGTAGGTCAATTGCTTGAAGGCGGCCTGATAAAGATCCCAGACGGGCTGGGAATTCACGAAGTAGTAAAGCTTTTGCACCTGGTGCGGCGGATCGGGCACGCCGGCAGCGGAGCCGGCTGCCTGCACGATGGCGGCTCCGGTGAATTGCGAAATGGCGATGTGATCGACGTGGCCGTAGGCGCCGAAGGGATCGAACGTGATAACCACTTGGGGCCGATGCCGACGAATCAAGGCGGCGATTTCCGCAATGATGGCAGCGGGCGGCGCGGCATCCAGTTCACCGTCCAGATAGCCAAGAATGTGCAGGTGCTTTACGTTCAGGACTTCGGCCGCTGCACGTAATTCGCCGGCGCGCACGCGGCCGACCGTCTCGATTCCCGGGTGCTCTGCGGAGAGGCCGTAGCGTCCACGCTGACCGGTAGTGGCGGTGATCAGTGTGGTTTCGACGCCGTCAGCAGCGGACTTGGCCAGGATACCACCGGTGCCGAGGGACTCGTCGTCCGGATGCGCCAGGACGCACATGAGGCGGCGATCAGCAGCCACGATATGGACTGAAGTGGTACATGTTCACCTCAATTAATACGCGGGACGGGACTATGCAAGAGCGAGTTTTCATCGGAGCAACAAAAACGCCGTCCGCGGGAGCGGGCGGCGTAAGTTCGGTTCTACGTTGAGCGGCGGCTATTTGCTGATCAGCTCGGCGGTGTCGAGCGCAATCACCAATTCTTCATTCGCCGGCACGACGACGACTTTGACCTTACCGGCGGATTTGGAGATGATCGCTTCCTTGGCCCGCGCGGCGGCATTGGCGGCGTCGTCGAGTTCAACGCCCATGAACTCCAGCCCGGAAACGCAGGCATGGCGCACCTCGGCGGAGTTCTCGCCGATGCCGGCGGAGAAGACGATGCAGTCGAGTCCGCCCATGGCGGCGGCGTAGGCGCCGATGTATTTCTTGACGCGGTAGCAATAGATGTCAAAGGCCAGCTTGGCCGACTTGGTGCCGTTCTTCATCTCCTCGAGAATTTCGCGCATGTCGGAGGAGACACCGCTGACGCCGACCAGGCCGGAGTGCTTGTTCAGCATGGTGTTGGCCTCGTGCAGCGAGAGTTCTTCCTTGCCCATCATGTGCAGGATGATCGCGGGGTCGATGTCGCCGCAACGGGTGCCCATCATCAAGCCTTCGAGGGGGGTGAAGCCCATCGTCGTATCGACCGAGATACCGTCCTTGACTGCCGACATCGACGCACCGTTGCCGAGATGGCAAGTGATAATTCTGAGGTTCTCGCGCGCAGCGTTCAGCATTTCGGCAGCGCGCTTCGAGACAAAGTGATGATTCATCCCGTGGAAGCCGTAGCGGCGGATCCGGTATTTGCGGTACAGGATGTAGGGCAACGGATAGATGTAGGCGTGCTCCGGCATCCGGTGATGAAAGGCCGTGTCAAAGACGGCGACGTTGGGGACTCCGGGCAGGTTGGACATAGCGGCATTTATGCCGCGGATATTGTGCGGATTGTGCAACGGGGCCAGCTCGATCAGCTTACGCAGTTCGAGCATGCATTCCGGAGTGATCACGCAGGATTCGGTAAAGTGTTCGCCGCCGTGGACGACACGATGGCCGACCGCAGCGATTTCGGAGCGGTCCTTAATCACGCCGTGATTCGGCGAGAGCAGCACGGCGATAACGTGCTCGATAGCGACGGTGTGGTCGAGAATCTCGGATGAGAGCGTGACCTCCGGCCGGTCGTGCGGCTTGTGCGTCAGGACGGCGCCCGACATGCCGATCCGAGAGACCATGCCTTTGGCCAGACAGAAATTGTTCGGCAACTCGAACAGCTGATATTTGACCGACGAGGAACCGCAGTTGAGGATGAGTACTTTCATAATCAGGCTCCTTCAATTCTGTTGCCGTCTTCATCATATTTGAAGAACCCTTGCCCGGTCTTAACGCCGAGGTGCCCGGCGCGCACCATTTTGCGCAGCAAGGGGCAGGGATTGTATTTATGTTCCGACAGTTCCTTAAGGAGGTTCTCCATCATCGCCATGACCTCGTCCAGGCCCATCATATCGGCGAGGGCGAGCGGCCCCATATTGAAGCCGAAGCCGAGTTTCATGGCGTTATCGATTTCTTCCGCCGTGGAGGTCCCTTCCATCAGGACGTGCATCGCCTCATTCAAGAAAGGCACAATGATGCGGGTCGTGACAAAGCCGGGGTACTCATGGACCAGAATCGGTTTCTTGTTGAGCTTGACGGCGAATTCCTTAGCCAACTTGTAGGTCTCATCCGAAGTCTTGAGACCGCGCACCAACTCCACCATCGGCACTTTGTGAACGGGATTAAGGAAATGCATGCCGATGAACCTGTCGGGACGATTGGTGGCCGACGCCAACTGCGAGATCGAGAGGGTCGCAGTATTGGTGATGAAGATCGTTTCGGGCGGACAGAACTTATCCAGTCGTGCCAGCAAATCGCGCTTCAGTTCGATGCTTTCGGGAATGGCCTCGATCA
This window encodes:
- a CDS encoding acetate kinase — protein: MKVLILNCGSSSVKYQLFELPNNFCLAKGMVSRIGMSGAVLTHKPHDRPEVTLSSEILDHTVAIEHVIAVLLSPNHGVIKDRSEIAAVGHRVVHGGEHFTESCVITPECMLELRKLIELAPLHNPHNIRGINAAMSNLPGVPNVAVFDTAFHHRMPEHAYIYPLPYILYRKYRIRRYGFHGMNHHFVSKRAAEMLNAARENLRIITCHLGNGASMSAVKDGISVDTTMGFTPLEGLMMGTRCGDIDPAIILHMMGKEELSLHEANTMLNKHSGLVGVSGVSSDMREILEEMKNGTKSAKLAFDIYCYRVKKYIGAYAAAMGGLDCIVFSAGIGENSAEVRHACVSGLEFMGVELDDAANAAARAKEAIISKSAGKVKVVVVPANEELVIALDTAELISK
- a CDS encoding DUF177 domain-containing protein; translated protein: MEIQLDTITADPSELELTAVPGDLDLRLELAQVLSAVNYRLSAWRIEDEIFLNGTVAYTIQYTCARCLREFEQDCALPLNLVLQLVADEQSVAGEAEDDVFVPIAASRTVYVLDQHLRDLIALEVPMKPMCRADCRGLCPRCGTNLNDGQCDCRSEREDPRWDALRKLKEN
- a CDS encoding ketoacyl-ACP synthase III; protein product: MKSKFSAQVAGLGAYTPATVLTNADFEKMVDTSDEWITSRTGIKRRHVVGDSGEATSDLSTKAAEMALADAGMSAADLDLILVGTVTPDMKTPSSAVIVQRRLGAKRAAAMDLNAACVGYLYGLTTGRAFIESGMYENVLVVGAETLTSITNYQDRGTCVLFGDGAGATVLTRAENTGRGILASHIAADGNHEGLLFVRAGGSREKVTTENMHNGALYINMNGSEIYKFAVRNMQDSAEKVIAEAGIKPEEIDLVIPHQANIRIIDSLQRRLNVPDEKIFVNIAEYGNTSSASIPIAMTEAKQQGRMKSGDLVLLVSFGGGLVWGAVLVRI
- a CDS encoding PIG-L family deacetylase, which codes for MAADRRLMCVLAHPDDESLGTGGILAKSAADGVETTLITATTGQRGRYGLSAEHPGIETVGRVRAGELRAAAEVLNVKHLHILGYLDGELDAAPPAAIIAEIAALIRRHRPQVVITFDPFGAYGHVDHIAISQFTGAAIVQAAGSAAGVPDPPHQVQKLYYFVNSQPVWDLYQAAFKQLTYKVDDVVRQASAWPDWSITTRIDTSAHWQTVWNAILCHKTQLTIYDKLRDLPEAAHLVLWGRQEYYRAFSLVNGSRRVEHDLFDGIP
- the fabG gene encoding 3-oxoacyl-[acyl-carrier-protein] reductase translates to MTLNGKVALVTGSARGIGRAIVEKLMTLGCKAVVADVLDEAGQATVAELSARGEISYVHCDVTAGADCQAAIDHALQRFGQLDILVNNAGITKDTLVIKMDEAAWDRVLNINLKGAFLMSQAAAKVMMKARTGRIINISSVVGLMGNFGQANYSASKAGLIGLTKSVAKELAGRNVTCNAVAPGYIQTEMTEHLSDAAKEAFLSVVPLKRPGLPADVAAAVAFLASEDAAYITGQVLQVDGGMLM
- a CDS encoding 3-hydroxybutyryl-CoA dehydrogenase; this encodes IEAIPESIELKRDLLARLDKFCPPETIFITNTATLSISQLASATNRPDRFIGMHFLNPVHKVPMVELVRGLKTSDETYKLAKEFAVKLNKKPILVHEYPGFVTTRIIVPFLNEAMHVLMEGTSTAEEIDNAMKLGFGFNMGPLALADMMGLDEVMAMMENLLKELSEHKYNPCPLLRKMVRAGHLGVKTGQGFFKYDEDGNRIEGA
- the rpmF gene encoding 50S ribosomal protein L32 — translated: MPLPKRRHSKQRGRKRRTHYKATLPTMSECSNCGEIKMLHHICPACGFYRGEQILEGKEA
- the fabD gene encoding ACP S-malonyltransferase, which codes for MNKTAFLFPGQGSQYVGMARDLYDQHEAVRALYAEASLLLGYDLAEVSFNGPEERLKQTVVTQPAILTHSLAWQIILERQGIRPDYAAGHSLGEYSALACAGVLSRKDAIIAVNTRCKAMQEACEQNRGTMAAVMGASREQVLQLVERLQSEGTVVPANFNAPDQIAISGDFAAVEKAVPIAKEFGAKRALLLPVGGAFHSPLMASAAVKLDATLSQLPFQPAAFPVIANVTAKPETEPQRIKQLLVNQITAPVLWVDTLEELRRLGVTRFVEIGPGKVLSGLVKRTLGEVEIINLDKISDFDLVAEKLLEVV
- the plsX gene encoding phosphate acyltransferase PlsX translates to MTRRIAVDCMGADLGPLPAVAGAVSYLQTPGNENDAIVLVGDEPVLKEHLAQIGVDAALPISIAHADETVGMGMNATEALRKKNSSIAVAMRMQKEGLVSAVVSAGHTGAVMATAVLTLGRIPGVSRPAIAATFPNTHDSGTLVIDVGANVDVKPENLLQFAMMGASYSEDILKVRSPKVGLLSIGEERSKGNELVLASHDLLKSGPFNFVGNVEGRDVLEGKCDVVVCDGFIGNIILKFAESVKVLLETKIRRQISSNLFSKTGAILMGPFLRRMRRSLDYAEYGGAPLLGINGNCVIGHGKSSEKAIRNAIRGAAEMISTNVTGHIQKRIEKSSAKAVEQ